The DNA region GATCCAACTTCGCTCTCTCCCATATATGAAATTAAAATTGATGAATCTGGTGATTCTTGAGCTACCTCAATATTGTCGGTTCTAGAGAGCTCAAGTAATGCTAAAAATGTTATCACAAGATCAAATTTTGACGAGCAGTCGTCAAACAGATCCTCAAAGCGGATCTGGGGGCTTGTCTGAAGCCTGATTGTAAGCTGCTCAATTTTATCCTCAATCGATATTGTTTCAGCCTCAAACTCTATCTCTTCAGCCCAAAGATAGCTTCTTCTCTTGTAGAATTCTCTAAAAGCCTCTATGAGAGACCACATATCTACAGGGATAAGCTCTACTTCTTCACTCGTTTCAAATGTAGTGTCTATATAGTCTCTTTTAAAAACGTCTCGTCCCAGTATGTCACCTGATACCAAATCTGTTGCAGCGTCTTTATAGACCTGATATTCAATTAGTCTTCTCACAAGCTCCGCCCTTGGGTCTTCCTCTTCTTCTTCGATAACCGGCTTGGGAAGGAGCATTTTAGATTTTATTAGGCTAAGCTCTGCCGCGATCACCAGATATTCTCCCGCAAACTGAAGATTTAGCACCTTCATAAATTCTAAGTACTCAATGTACTGCTCGGTTATTTTAGCAATTGGAATATCGTAGATATCCACTTCATTCTTCTTGATTAAATGAAGAAGAAGATCAAGTGGGCCTTCAAATAGCTGAACCTTAACTAAGCACGGCTCAGGATTTTGCAGATGTTCTTCGTTTGTGTTTAATTCCGTCATGACATAAGTAGTCCTATTATATTCCAAAGTATCCCATAATCATAGCCGGAAAACATAACAGAAATATATGAGAGCGGGTAGAGCAAGTACCTAAATATGCCGCCGCCGAATATAAATAGTCCAAAAAGGAATATTACACCGTAGGGCTCAAAACGTGCGTAGGGGTATAAAAGTTTATCTGGGAGCACAGCATACATCACCCTTGATCCATCTAGCGGCGGTATTGGGATCATGTTAAAAACTGCAAGTGCTATACCGTAAACAAGGGCTAGGATAAGTATTATTACCACCAAAGCTTCGATACTTCCAGGCGCTATCTGCCCGGCAATTACTTTGGGTATAAGAGACCTTAGTATTACTCCCGCAATTATAGCAGTTGCCAGGTTAGATAAAGGGCCCGCAATGGCTACAAGAAGTGTTCCTTTCCTAGGATCCTTAAAATTCATTGCATTAATCGGCACAGGTTTTGCCCATCCAAAGCCCACTACAAACATTAGGATTGTGCCAAGCACGTCCAGATGGGCTATCGGGTTTAGAGTAAGTCTTCCCTGAAGAAGCGCAGTAGGGTCACCGAGCTTGTTTGCAGTCCAGCCGTGAAAATACTCATGTATGGTCAGTGAGAGCAAAATGACCGGGGCCTGTATTAATATGAGCGCAAAATTTATATTGTTAAGGAAGTCAAAATTCATTAGGTTTGTGGGTAATTTTTAGATTATTACTATACTCAATATAAAGGGGTTTTACGATCTTGGATGAT from Thermodesulfobacteriota bacterium includes:
- a CDS encoding segregation/condensation protein A — encoded protein: MTELNTNEEHLQNPEPCLVKVQLFEGPLDLLLHLIKKNEVDIYDIPIAKITEQYIEYLEFMKVLNLQFAGEYLVIAAELSLIKSKMLLPKPVIEEEEEDPRAELVRRLIEYQVYKDAATDLVSGDILGRDVFKRDYIDTTFETSEEVELIPVDMWSLIEAFREFYKRRSYLWAEEIEFEAETISIEDKIEQLTIRLQTSPQIRFEDLFDDCSSKFDLVITFLALLELSRTDNIEVAQESPDSSILISYMGESEVGSF
- a CDS encoding site-2 protease family protein — translated: MNFDFLNNINFALILIQAPVILLSLTIHEYFHGWTANKLGDPTALLQGRLTLNPIAHLDVLGTILMFVVGFGWAKPVPINAMNFKDPRKGTLLVAIAGPLSNLATAIIAGVILRSLIPKVIAGQIAPGSIEALVVIILILALVYGIALAVFNMIPIPPLDGSRVMYAVLPDKLLYPYARFEPYGVIFLFGLFIFGGGIFRYLLYPLSYISVMFSGYDYGILWNIIGLLMS